In candidate division KSB1 bacterium, the sequence GCTGAGAAGATTAGTGAGATTGAAAGCGCCATCGAACGGCTGGAGTCTGAATTCCGCGAAAATACCGAGCTTCTGGTGAAAGCCTCAAACGAAGGCAATGTCGAGGCAATCGCCGAGCTGCCAAAGAAAAATGGTATCTTGCGCCCACAGATTGACGACCTTTACGGACAGCTGGAAGAAATCACGTCAACTTATGAAAAAGAGTCTCTGGAGTTTCAAAAGAAGCTGGAAGAGTTGCAGTGAGAGTGGCCAAGTAAAATCACCATCAAGTTTATCATATATCACAGCAGAGGTAAATCTTGCAATAACATTTGAATTTTATTATCTTGGATTAATATTTAGACAACTCACTATAAATAGGTTTTGATTATGGAACACCTTACTATTTCATTGCCGGAAGAGGTTGCCGCTCAGCTAAAAGATGCCTCAAAGAAAATTGGCATCAAACCGGAAGACCTTATGCTTGTTAGCTTACAAGAGAAACTTGCAAACCTAGATTCAGAATTTACTGATGCCATGAAATATGTGCTCAGGAAAAACGCTGAATTATATAAGCGTCTTGCTTGATGAAAATCATATCCCTTTTTCAAATCCTCGAAATGCATCGGCAAATTATCGCTCAATCAGGAGGTTCTCTTGGGATCAGGGATTTTGGAGCACTTGAGTCGGCGCTTGCTCAACCAACGATGACGTTTGACAAAAAGGAATTATATCCAACAGTAACCGAAAAAACAGCCGCCTTGACATTTTCCTTGGCGATGAATCATCCATTTGTTGACGGTAACAAAAGGGTTGCTCATGCGGCAATGGAAGTGTTCCTTTTCTTAAATGGATATGAAATTATTGCCTCAATTGACGAACAAGAAGAATTGTTTTTAAATTTAGCAAGTGGAAAGTTGACAAGGGGAGAATTAAGTGAGTGGATTAAGGAAAAAAGTGTGTCCAAAACCAAATGAATTTGCAACTGAGTTTGGTATATCATCCAAATTCAAGTTCAAAAAAAATCAAAATATAAGGCTTAATCATGAAAAAAAACAATGCCATTTACAAAACCACTTTTCTTACAGCAATCTTAGTGAGCACTCTTGCCTTCACTCAGCAACCCGACTACGGAAAAACCACATTCCCAAATTCAGGAAAACCTGAGGCGCAAGAGATGTTTCTGCAAGGTCTGCTCATGCTGCACAGTTTTCAGTATGAAGACGCCAGAGAGTCTTTTCAGGAGGCACAGCGCATCGACGGGGATTTTGCCATGGCGTATTGGGGAGAAGCCATGACCCACAACCATCCGGTTTGGTTCCGACAGAATCGTGAGACGGCACGTGCCGCCCTTGCAAAACTTGGCAAAACGCCTGAGGCTCGTCTCGCGAAAGCAGCGACGGAACGCGAAAAAGATTATCTCCGCACCCTTGATGTCCTTTTCGGGGATGGCGAGAAGAAAGCCCGGGATTTTAAATATGCTGAGGCCATAGCAAAGCTCGCCGCCAAATATCCGGATGATCTCAATGCGGCGGCGTTTCATGCGGTTGCTCTGCTGGGAACCAGCCATGACGGCCGTGACTTCTCAATTTATATGAAAGCCGCTTCCGTTGCGGAGGAAGTTTTTGCAAAGAATCCTCAACACCCCGGAGCTGCACACTATCTTATTCACTCTTATGATGATCCGATTCACGCGCCTCTTGGGTTGCGACCGGCGCGTGTTTACGCTAAACTCGCTCCTTCCGCTTCTCATGCGCTGCATATGCCATCGCATATTTTCTTCGCTCTCGGGATGTGGGATGAAGCGACAGAATCAAATATAGATGCATATAATGCCGCAAAAAATCGCGCTGAACGGAAGGAGATTCCACTCAGCGGCCACGGATTCCATGCCCTGTCGTGGCTGCTTTACAGTAATCTGCAACAGGGTCAGTACGCGGATGCACGTAAACTCCTTGATACGGTCGAGGGGCACTACCCATCGACTAACATTAAACGCAGAGCCCGGCAGACGGTCATCCGCATGAATACCACGTTTGCATTTGAATCACAGCGTTGGGATCATGAAATGAATCGACTGGGGATTAAAGAATCCGAAATGGGAACTGAGACCAGCTCGGCTTTCTGGTTTGTCAAAGGTGTGGCTGCTCTTGAAAATGGCAAATTATCGGAGGCTCAACAAGCATTGGCTCGCGTGAAAGACAAACTCAAAGGCAAAGAGGATGACGGTGCCGATGTGCTGCGACTGGAACTGGCCGCGCTTATTCAGCTTAAGCAAGGCAATGAAGAAACGACGATCAATCTTCTTAAACAGGCGACTGACGTTGAAGATCAGATGCCGTTGGATTTTGGACCGCCCTGGCCCATGAAACCGTCGCATGAGCTTTTCGGGGAA encodes:
- a CDS encoding type II toxin-antitoxin system death-on-curing family toxin, producing MKIISLFQILEMHRQIIAQSGGSLGIRDFGALESALAQPTMTFDKKELYPTVTEKTAALTFSLAMNHPFVDGNKRVAHAAMEVFLFLNGYEIIASIDEQEELFLNLASGKLTRGELSEWIKEKSVSKTK
- a CDS encoding DNA-binding protein; the protein is MEHLTISLPEEVAAQLKDASKKIGIKPEDLMLVSLQEKLANLDSEFTDAMKYVLRKNAELYKRLA
- a CDS encoding tetratricopeptide repeat protein, whose product is MKKNNAIYKTTFLTAILVSTLAFTQQPDYGKTTFPNSGKPEAQEMFLQGLLMLHSFQYEDARESFQEAQRIDGDFAMAYWGEAMTHNHPVWFRQNRETARAALAKLGKTPEARLAKAATEREKDYLRTLDVLFGDGEKKARDFKYAEAIAKLAAKYPDDLNAAAFHAVALLGTSHDGRDFSIYMKAASVAEEVFAKNPQHPGAAHYLIHSYDDPIHAPLGLRPARVYAKLAPSASHALHMPSHIFFALGMWDEATESNIDAYNAAKNRAERKEIPLSGHGFHALSWLLYSNLQQGQYADARKLLDTVEGHYPSTNIKRRARQTVIRMNTTFAFESQRWDHEMNRLGIKESEMGTETSSAFWFVKGVAALENGKLSEAQQALARVKDKLKGKEDDGADVLRLELAALIQLKQGNEETTINLLKQATDVEDQMPLDFGPPWPMKPSHELFGEVLLELNRPEEAMKQFELALKRTPRRAFSLLGLARAAGRAGDSETAHRTYSELNEIWRNADSELPARNEVRSALELTQAGSE